A single Gasterosteus aculeatus chromosome 2, fGasAcu3.hap1.1, whole genome shotgun sequence DNA region contains:
- the wnk3 gene encoding uncharacterized protein wnk3 isoform X2, with translation MATDPGEPTGTEDSSEKPDGRREEDAEREGGEDPHRERTNNNPSAFLPSNTRERKATGGEDGRIQGGGGGGEPRQEGEENPARPISFSTPSIPVETGQKRLRREKRFFRKSVEVCEEDDEVEVTPEATHSAPHLELRSSDSVFASGAQQQGAASLSAAAGHDPSGTASHQEPGKEVPSATPTQRGKERDREQEEEAEMKAVATSPGGRFLKFDIELGRGAFKTVYKGLDTETWVEVAWCELQDRKLTKAEQQRFKEEAEMLKGLQHPNIVRFYDSWESVLRGKKCIVLVTELMTSGTLKTYLKRFKVMKPKVLRSWCRQILKGLHFLHTRTPPIVHRDLKCDNIFITGPTGSVKIGDLGLATLMRTSFAKSVIGTPEFMAPEMYEEHYDESVDVYAFGMCMLEMATSEYPYSECQNPAQIYRKVTSGIKPASFDKVNDPEIKEIIECCIRQNKSQRLSIRDLLNHAFFGEDTGVRVELAEEDTGTQESLALRIWVDEPKKLKGKHKDNEAIEFSYDLENDSAEEVALEMVKSGFFHESDAKVVGKSIRDRVNLIKKSRERRQQQLFQQQQGFEEKRDPALTSNTLSHPSCPSSLAPGAAGQGGGGGGGGGGGGGGGGGGGQGAEELPEVDQQVRQQHIFSGTNLGLPGESIGTANCESYASGQSQAYLQQGESYTNSQNILPTTASTTGALVHPQMLPVVESVSVPNVPIGQSVSMSSMPGGQSGGGPVAQTYLQPSTMVPQSQTFPSDTFQTATPHGSLAPSHSYIPPVSPQAPTNVLTTSISANDPAGLGGPNVPLAQQTQPPATPMQLSDIIPQAAPQQTQSVMIPQRTIVHQQQIGMDPQTTGLQQMEAQATLPQQQVIASQPATEHHPQSLSATAVQNHQHEPQQQIYVPRPVPPVHTSLQQQVSPIHAGMEQPCRAMSMPKEGEQCQTYKQQPTGGPREQTMIQPQVQQQQIQQALLQQQQAFLLEQHQKVLLQQQQQQAQLQQQQQLEQQQALLNKKFMDQQQQQALIQQQQEKQQQQQQGLLQQQQPQQALLQHLLEQQQQQPSSQQKQQNQLYQQLGQNHSGIQMEPDKQQKSGQQQQQIVLQQQAQQSQQQAEQLHQQVLLRQREQQQQQALIQQHLQQQAILQQHQLQQKAQLQQQQHEQQQVQLKQQIEQQQHALLQQQFEQQRQQQVLLQHQQAERLQQQALIQQQMQEQQQQAAIAQLQQTEKQEPVPIPQSNSKQQIQQQPTDVQHASIPKLNASQFAPHTALTQQQVIEQHQQAALIQQHHTTVMEPQLQASIEVSPQQTQMPTQAPVPMAIQTTHIPLQTAAVVSAQVLTQQGQSEAHPHNQVPLQFIAQSTVQSAQAVIEAQGSPPTAVIQQQTRIIQTQQIPLQTSYPGPAALTQRQVTAQPLPASATPPPELTTGQSQPPLCQGPSVDIQMMGLQNQAPVQPPAAITPIPSKIQYETLVHAQMPGPLHPQIQQQTQCHVPRQMQAQANAGPLTPQFISQPTHQAMQQDATHFIQQQQPQEQLLQSHLGILSSGSAGSVGTTTDCLNSAGGPVNFVAIPHPLSQAGQAYVQGQTMLHPVIQAQQQPPGGAAEPSVIQPMALPPMPQSTVQYQQKLSQAPQPLAPPPAQAQLPAQPIQTRIQQPLPIKQSPIAFDEGQLLSQCPPAFHLMTNRPAQIAAGASSSVQHQAKQMLPAHTHSQTSIQEQSNSQTQKHTQTHTETTIAEQPVLPLAVSFAQQMPINPSHNSCPPTSLAFLPFPSSRHPNASPAPELPTSPPAAQVTLPGQAAFIPASPPPVTALQPLDSNAPKLPQASLQDCDLSLLGIAQDGPYLSSTECHSSSGSVPANVEETFQLLANGKFEKLKTQRRTSCQRSEKVSHQFQLTMLEVSGSGDNMVECQLETHTNKMVTFKFDIEGDAPEDIADYMVEQDFVLDVETEKFVEELRAIVKQAHEILQTHSQTGSTDQLHVSTPTSSSVDSATHSSPVGRWRFFINQTIRQRDSLSGQGAGTPPPCVEMRIPESPKAERESEGSQSLESPTEMVFNPCPTLSATSPPISIVLPPKPMVPSATAAPSPQNTLSESMSAPASTLEASVPSTASGGLELPVLPSAPVDQIHTVPSSITIPDAANCPTLSTLSTAPTVVFPTPPTIIPDVLSPPGSSSCSTLGQSVGDTVIPAPKSSSSFHPTPPAPAVTSTQLQQERALQQSLQHLQPQQPMQPPMPLQQQMPEMQVFPQTGHAELSQQSAPLQQFLPPMSLQQPPQDLFQEQTAQHSPQIQQPALPQQVLAPQAAVVPQQQAHIDHQQQQQLHLQQNIHLQQLQQQQQQMLMGAVALTTDQSQMLPLSISQQFLQQQAQLSGSSLAQPQIPQQTPQIAAELLHQHVQSLQHTEQQQEMAKGTDTSQKPPQFLQQKQSSLQISESEVSTGETCFTDDTCSYSTPFHPSSDSSVPPLHLGTSEAPVPTLSLAMTPSPAQPSSVAESDSEGPPKIEYVDNRIKTLDEKLRNLLYQEYSSGAGLCASGPTSATSTSAGGDESCEPQSLRHLSLTLPPSSSDTSPQSSSSSSPTTSRSSSTSPDPERDGAGREASSELPNFAEMEPVEQQPCPSLPSNSASSTPPASLLPPNHDEFGRPQRPPVPGEPTILAVPPHSDTSTTGDATWPHNQHPIPLRHGHQKHNAGGGYFGLNLTCPSIRNPVSKKSWTRKFKNWACKLRHSASLFKKPRVQKEGSSSSQTLREEMEAPPPNPPHSRQGRFQVTPVLQSSPPKAAPSGPGSTHRKVGRFSVTQAETKKEHRQPNSSPLSPDLVRERRRSRAKDAEKEESKRTPAMAHLPRGHGHSHSPLDSSDDDDDECELEDEDLRKELHRLREKHIKEVVSLQSQQNSELQELYRQLRSLKDQRQSLPISLSRSTPLPTGPPVLSPRRPRPAKIRLRPRPHSHMDNNGVTYSGIQQSSFSGGEQRILPLCCNPEHCPSLPAKRDHSPLQQSTFTDELHKLVDNWTKETVDPVPPKPSLNQIKQIQQVQELGSWSQQAEVAPPGWFPGAPLNPQAAPTPACLPVAAPPQYTGGGSLSTLHSPGPPLQTHMAQVPQPSLHLQQSIPLQQLTYQQPPLSQQITQPRLQAPTEPRSLSQTRPVTQPPHSPPQGQPLLPSQIPTPPVSMVASLLPGTAAAKDSTAATGGAFCPCSATSSTSSSSCSTAALPSSAKIHPKTPSSSLSLGQK, from the exons GACCGCAAGCTGACCAAGGCGGAGCAGCAGCGCTTCAAGGAGGAGGCCGAGATGCTGAAGGGGCTTCAGCACCCAAACATCGTTCGCTTCTACGATTCCTGGGAGTCCGTGCTCCGTGGCAAGAAGTGCATCGTACTGGTCACTGAACTCATGACGTCAGGAACACTCAAAAC TTACCTGAAGCGCTTTAAGGTGATGAAGCCCAAGGTTCTGAGGAGCTGGTGTCGGCAAATCCTGAAGGGCCTTCACTTCCTTCACACCAGGACTCCTCCAATAGTCCACCGGGACCTCAAGTGTGACAACATCTTCATAACCGGCCCCACAGGCTCCGTCAAGATAGGGGACCTGGGACTGGCCACTCTTATGCGAACCTCCTTTGCCAAGAGTGTCATTG GAACCCCAGAGTTCATGGCTCCAGAGATGTATGAGGAGCACTACGATGAGTCTGTGGACGTCTACGCCTTCGGGATGTGCATGCTGGAGATGGCCACTTCAGAGTACCCCTACTCCGAGTGCCAAAATCCCGCTCAGATCTATCGCAAAGTCACGAGC ggtatAAAGCCAGCCAGCTTTGATAAAGTGAATGACCCAGAAATCAAGGAGATCATCGAATGTTGCATTCGTCAGAACAAGAGTCAGAG ACTCTCCATCCGAGACCTACTGaaccacgcattctttggggAGGACACAGGGGTCCGGGTGGAGTTGGCGGAGGAGGACACAGGCACCCAGGAAAGTCTGGCTCTCCGGATTTGGGTTGATGAGCCCAAGAAGCTAAAGGGGAAGCACAAAGACAACGAGGCCATCGAGTTTAGCTACGACCTGGAGAATGATAGCGCCGAGGAAGTGGCTCTAGAGATG gtGAAGTCGGGATTCTTCCATGAGAGTGATGCTAAGGTGGTGGGAAAATCCATCCGAGACCGCGTTAATCTTATCAAAAAGTCGCGGGAGCGTcgacagcagcagctcttccagcagcagcaaggCTTCGAAGAAAAAAGAGACCCCGCTCTCACCTCCAACACCCTTTCTCATCCATCCTGTCCATCCTCACTGGCGCCAGGGGCAGctggacagggaggaggaggtggaggaggaggaggaggaggaggaggaggaggaggaggaggagggcagggggCTGAGGAGCTGCCTGAAGTGGACCAGCAAGTCAGGCAGCAACATATTTTTAGTGGGACAAACCTTGGTCTGCCAG GTGAGAGCATCGGGACCGCCAACTGTGAATCTTATGCAAGTGGACAGAGCCAGGCGTACTTGCAACAAGGGGAGTCCTACACAAACTCCCAGAATATTCTCCCAACTACGGCCTCT ACTACTGGTGCATTGGTTCATCCTCAAATGCTCCCAGTTGTGGAGAGTGTGAGTGTTCCAAATGTGCCCATCGGTCAGAGCGTTAGTATGTCCAGCATGCCCGGGGGCCAAAGCGGAGGGGGACCCGTTGCTCAGACTTATCTTCAGCCCAGTACCATGGTTCCACAG TCACAAACATTCCCATCAGATACGTTTCAAACTGCGACCCCCCATGGGTCATTGGCCCcctcacattcatacataccTCCCGTTTCCCCACAAGCGCCCACTAATGTTCTCACTACGTCCATATCAGCCAATGATCCTGCTGGACTAGGGGGGCCAAATGTGCCTCTCGCTCAGCAGACCCAACCCCCTGCCACTCCCATGCAGCTCAGTGACATCATTCCCCAGGCAGCCCCCCAGCAAACACAGTCTGTCATGATCCCTCAGCGGACTATTGTCCATCAACAACAGATAGGGATGGATCCCCAGACCACCGGCCTTCAGCAAATGGAGGCCCAGGCCACTCTGCCCCAACAACAAGTTATTGCGAGTCAGCCGGCGACGGAACATCACCCACAGAGCCTTTCAGCTACGGCTGTCCAGAACCATCAACATGAGCCTCAGCAGCAGATCTACGTACCGAGGCCCGTTCCACCTGTCCACACAAGTCTTCAGCAGCAGGTATCACCTATACACGCAGGGATGGAGCAGCCATGTCGAGCCATGTCAATGCCAAAGGAAGGGGAGCAGTGTCAGACCTACAAACAACAACCGACCGGCGGTCCTCGTGAACAGACCATGATACAACCGCAAGTCCAACAACAACAGATTCAGCAAGCTCTGTTACAACAGCAACAAGCTTTCCTGCTCGAGCAACATCAGAAAGTACTActtcaacagcagcaacaacaggcccaattacaacaacaacaacaactggagcAGCAGCAAGCCCTTTTAAACAAGAAATTCATGgatcaacaacagcagcaggctcttatacagcagcaacaagagaagcagcagcagcaacagcaaggtcttctacaacaacaacaacctcaaCAAGCACTTTTACAGCATCTGTtagagcagcaacaacagcagccttCTTCACAGCAAAAGCAGCAGAATCAGTTGTATCAACAACTTGGACAGAACCACAGTGGAATACAAATGGAACCAGATAAACAACAGAAAAGtggacaacagcagcaacaaattGTGTTACAGCAACAAGCCCAACAGTCTCAACAGCAAGCAGAACAATTGCATCAGCAAGTCTTGCTCCGACAAAgggaacaacaacagcaacaagcaCTAATACAACAACATCTTCAACAGCAAGCTATTTTACAACAGCATCAACTACAACAGAAAGctcagctacagcagcagcaacatgagcaGCAACAAGTGCAACTCAAACAGCAGATAGAGCAGCAACAGCACGCTCTGTTGCAACAACAGTTTGAGCAACAGCGTCAGCAACAAGTGCTGTTACAACATCAGCAAGCAGAAAGGTTACAGCAACAGGCTCTGATACAGCAACAGATGCAAGAGCAACAGCAACAAGCCGCCATTGCGCAACTTCAGCAAACTGAGAAGCAAGAGCCTGTCCCTATTCCACAAAGTAACAGTAAGCAGCAGATTCAGCAGCAACCAACTGATGTGCAGCACGCGAGCATCCCAAAACTAAACGCCTCTCAGTTTGCACCTCATACCGCTCTGACACAGCAGCAAGTAATCGAGCAACATCAGCAAGCAGCGTTGATCCAGCAGCATCACACCACCGTGATGGAACCTCAGTTGCAGGCCAGCATTGAGGTGAGTCCGCAGCAAACTCAAATGCCCACACAGGCCCCAGTCCCCATGGCTATTCAGACGACGCACATCCCTCTTCAGACAGCTGCTGTGGTCTCAGCTCAGGTCCTTACCCAGCAAGGACAAAGTGAGGCTCATCCCCACAACCAGGTCCCACTCCAGTTTATAGCCCAGTCCACAGTCCAATCAGCTCAGGCTGTGATTGAGGCTCAAGGATCTCCTCCTACGGCAGTGATCCAGCAACAGACCCGCATCATCCAGACCCAGCAAATTCCTCTACAGACCAGTTACCCAGGACCTGCCGCACTCACGCAGAGGCAGGTAACTGCTCAGCCGTTACCTGCCTCTGCGACTCCGCCTCCGGAACTCACAACCGGCCAGTCCCAGCCTCCACTTTGCCAGGGCCCATCTGTGGACATTCAAATGATGGGCCTGCAAAACCAAGCGCCGGTTCAGCCTCCAGCTGCCATCACTCCAATTCCCAGTAAGATCCAATATGAAACTCTTGTTCATGCTCAAATGCCAGGCCCCTTGCACCCCCAGATCCAGCAACAGACTCAATGCCATGTACCTAGGCAGATGCAGGCTCAGGCTAACGCTGGCCCTTTGACCCCTCAGTTTATCTCTCAGCCTACCCACCAAGCCATGCAACAGGATGCGACTCATTTtattcaacagcagcagccacaagAGCAACTTCTGCAGTCTCATCTGGGGATTCTGTCTTCTGGCTCCGCCGGAAGCGTTGGAACAACGACAGATTGTCTGAATTCAGCAGGAGGCCCTGTAAACTTTGTTGCCATTCCTCATCCTTTGTCGCAAGCTGGCCAAGCTTATGTTCAAGGCCAAACAATGCTGCATCCAGTTATTCAGGCCCAGCAGCAGCCCCCAGGAGGCGCTGCCGAACCGTCAGTCATTCAACCCATGGCCCTGCCTCCGATGCCGCAGTCTACTGTGCAATACCAACAGAAGCTTTCTCAAGCGCCGCAGCCACtcgctccacctcctgcacagGCCCAGTTACCGGCACAGCCCATCCAAACCCGCATCCAGCAGCCTCTTCCTATAAAGCAGTCGCCGATAGCCTTTGACGAGGGTCAGCTGCTCTCACAGTGTCCACCCGCCTTCCACCTGATGACTAATCGTCCTGCTCAAATAGCGGCAGGCGCGTCTTCATCTGTGCAGCACCAAGCCAAGCAGATgctgcctgctcacacacactcccaaacCAGCATTCAGGAGCAATCAAACtcccaaacacagaaacacactcagacacacaccgaGACAACTATTGCTGAACAGCCTGTGCTACCCCTCGCCGTCTCTTTCGCACAACAAATGCCCATCAACCCGTCACATAACTCATGTCCCCCGACATCCCTAGCATTTCTCCCATTCCCTTCATCCCGCCATCCCAACGCTTCTCCTGCGCCAGAGCTGCCTACTTCTCCTCCAGCGGCCCAGGTAACCTTACCCGGGCAGGCCGCCTTTATACCCGCCTCCCCTCCACCTGTCACTGCTCTACAACCGCTTGACTCTAACGCCCCCAAACTGCCCCAAGCCTCGCTGCAAGACTGTGACCTTTCGCTGCTGGGCATTGCTCAG GACGGTCCGTACCTCTCAAGTACAGAATGCCATTCTTCATCAGG GTCTGTTCCAGCTAATGTAGAAGAAACATTTCAGCTCTTAGCCAACGGGAAGTTTGAGAAATTAAAGACTCAAAGGAGAACTTCCTGTCAGAGGTCTGAGAAAGTTTCACATCAGTTTCAACTGACCATGCTcgag GTGTCAGGCAGTGGGGACAATATGGTGGAATGCCAGTTGGAAACCCATACCAACAAGATGGTGACATTTAAGTTTGACATTGAAGGGGACGCACCAGAGGACATAGCTGACTACATG GTGGAGCAGGACTTTGTCCTTGATGTAGAGACGGAGAAATTTGTTGAAGAGCTTAGAGCCATAGTTAAGCAAGCTCACGAAATTCTTCAAACACATTCGCAG aCTGGATCAACCGACCAGTTGCATGTGAGCACTCCCACTAGCTCTTCAG TGGACTCAGCGACCCATTCTTCACCAGTGGGACGCTGGCGCTTCTTCATTAACCAGACCATCCGACAAAGAGACTCTCTATCAGGTCAGGGAGCCGGCACACCACCACCCTGCGTGGAGATGAGAATACCTGAGTCTCCTAAAGCAGAGAGAG AAAGTGAAGGATCCCAGAGTCTGGAGTCCCCGACGGAAATGGTCTTTAACCCCTGTCCCACCCTTTCTGCCACCTCCCCTCCAATCTCCATTGTCTTACCCCCTAAACCCATGGTCCCCTCAGCCACTGCTGCCCCAAGTCCTCAAAACACTTTATCTGAAAGCATGTCGGCACCAGCCTCCACCCTCGAGGCCTCTGTCCCTTCCACTGCTTCAGGTGGTCTTGAACTGCCGGTCCTCCCCTCAGCTCCTGTGGACCAAATTCACACTGTTCCCTCATCAATAACAATACCCGACGCTGCTAACTGCCCCACTTTGTCCACCTTGTCCACTGCTCCTACTGTTGTGTTTCCTACACCCCCCACCATTATCCCTGatgtcctctctcctcccggaAGCAGTAGTTGCTCCACTTTAGGTCAAAGTGTAGGGGATACAGTAATACCTGCTCCAAAGTCGTCATCCTCCTTTCATCccactcctcctgctcctgcagtGACCTCTACTCAGCTGCAGCAGGAACGGGCCCTGCAACAGTCTCTCCAGCATTTACAACCCCAGCAACCGATGCAACCGCCAATGCCACTTCAACAACAGATGCCTGAGATGCAGGTGTTTCCTCAGACAGGTCATGCAGAGTTGTCACAACAGTCGGCGCCTCTTCAACAGTTTCTGCCACCAATGTCCCTCCAGCAGCCCCCACAAGATCTTTTTCAAGAGCAGACAGCGCAGCATTCCCCGCAGATACAACAGCCTGCGCTGCCGCAGCAGGTTCTGGCACCGCAAGCTGCCGTGGTTCCTCAGCAGCAGGCCCACATTgatcaccagcagcagcaacagttaCATTTGCAACAGAATATACACttacagcagctccagcagcagcagcagcagatgttgaTGGGTGCTGTGGCTTTAACCACAGATCAAAGCCAAATGCTGCCTCTGTCAATTAGCCAACAGTTTCTTCAACAACAGGCACAGCTAAGTGGCAGCTCTTTAGCACAACCGCAGATTCCACAACAAACCCCCCAGATCGCTGCCGAGCTGCTACACCAACACGTGCAGTCACTGCAACACACCGAGCAGCAACAAGAGATGGCCAAAGGGACGGACACGTCCCAGAAACCGCCACAGTTTCTGCAGCAGAAGCAGTCCTCTTTACAGATATCTGAGTCAGAGGTGTCCACGGGAGAGACATGTTTCACAGATGACACCTGCAGCTACTCCACCCCCTTCCATCCTTCCTCTGACTCCTCTGTGCCGCCTCTCCATCTTGGCACCTCTGAAGCCCCCGTACCGACTCTCTCCCTCGCAATGACACCATCCCCTGCTCAGCCGTCCTCTGTGGCCGAGTCAGACAGCGAAGGCCCCCCAAAAATTGAATATGTGGATAACCGCATTAAGACTCTGGATGAGAAGCTGAGGAACTTGTTGTACCAGGAGTACAGCAGCGGGGCCGGCCTGTGCGCCTCGGGCCCTACATCAGCCACCTCCAcatcagcaggaggagacgAGTCGTGTGAGCCGCAGTCGCTCCGCCACCTGTCTTTGACCctacctccctcctcctccgataCTTCCCCTCagtcatcctcctcttcctcccccaccacctcccgctcctcctctacctcccctGACCCAGAGAGAGATGGCGCAGGAAGGGAGGCTTCCTCAGAATTACCCAACTTTGCGGAGATGGAGCCTGTGGAGCAACAGCCTTGCCCATCTCTCCCCTCCAACTCTGCCTCGTCCACCCCGCCCGCCTCTCTCCTGCCTCCCAATCACGATGAATTTGGTCGGCCCCAGCGTCCACCGGTACCAGGAGAACCAACCATTCTT GCTGTACCCCCACACTCTGACACCAGTACCACTGGAGACGCAACGTGGCCCCACAATCAGCACCCAATCCCCCTCCGGCATGGACACCAGAAGCACAATGCAGGAGGTGGATATTTTGGCCTAAACCTGACATGTCCTAGTATCAGAAATCCTGTTAGCAAGAAATCCTGGACTCGCAAATTCAAAAACTGGGCATGCAAACTGCGCCACTCCGCCAGCTTGTTCAAGAAGCCCAGAGTCCAGAAAG AAGGAAGTTCCAGCAGTCAGACTCttagagaggagatggaggcacCACCGCCAAACCCACCTCATTCACGCCAAGGACGATTTCAG GTGACTCCGGTGCTCCAGTCCTCTCCCCCGAAGGCTGCGCCATCAGGCCCCGGAAGCACTCACAGGAAAGTGGGCCGCTTCTCTGTGACCCAGGCTGAGACTAAGAAGGAGCACAGGCAGCCCAACAGCTCCCCGCTGTCTCCTGATCtggtgagggagaggaggagatcccGGGCAAAGGACGCAGAGAAGGAGGAAAGTAAGAGGACCCCAGCGATGGCTCACCTGCCTCGAGGTCATGGACACAGCCACTCACCCCTGGACAGCagcgacgatgatgatgatgagtgtgaGCTGGAGGATGAAGACCTGAGGAAAGAACTTCACAGGCTCAGAGAGAA GCACATCAAAGAGGTGGTATCCCTTCAGTCCCAGCAGAACAGTGAGCTGCAGGAGCTCTACAGACAGCTTCGTTCCCTCAAAGATCAACGGCAGAGTCTGCCCATCTCTCTGTCCCGCTCAACTCCTCTTCCCACGGGACCTCCTGTCCTTTCTCCCCGAAGGCCCAGGCCCGCCAAAATCAGGCTCCGGCCGCGGCCCCACTCTCACATGGATAACAACGGAGTTACATACTCTG GGATTCAGCAGTCGAGTTTCTCTGGTGGTGAACAGAGGATACTGCCTCTCTGTTGCAACCCAGAGCACTGCCCTTCACTGCCTGCTAAAAGAG ATCACAGTCCTCTTCAACAAAGCACATTTACAGATGAACTGCACAAACTCGTTGATAATTGGACGAAGGAAACTGTGGACCCTGTACCGCCCAAGCCTTCGCTGAATCAAATTAAGCAGATTCAGCAGGTGCAGGAGTTGGGAAGCTGGAGTCAGCAGGCGGAG GTGGCTCCACCAGGTTGGTTTCCAGGGGCGCCCCTGAACCCCCAGGCAGCCCCGACCCCTGCATGCTTGCCTGTGGCAGCCCCTCCCCAATACACAGGTGGAGGAAGCTTGTCCACCCTGCACTCTCCGGGACCGCCACTGCAAACGCACATGGCTCAAGTTCCGCAGCCAAGTTTACACCTCCAACAGTCTATCCCCCTCCAGCAGCTGACCTATCAGCAGCCCCCACTCAGCCAGCAGATAACGCAGCCCCGGCTGCAAGCCCCCACAGAGCCCCGATCCCTATCACAGACACGACCCGTCACCCAACCGCCCCATTCGCCACCTCAAGGCCAACCGCTGCTGCCTTCCCAAATTCCCACACCTCCGGTGTCCATGGTGGCGTCTCTGCTGCCTGGCACAGCTGCAGCTAAAGATAGCACCGCTGCTACTGGGGGGGCATTTTGTCCCTGTTCCGCAACCTCTtcaacctcttcctcctcttgctcTACTGCTGCTCTACCTTCCAGTGCCAAAATTCACCCCAAAACTCCcagctcttctctttctcttggaCAGAAGTGA